The Punica granatum isolate Tunisia-2019 chromosome 4, ASM765513v2, whole genome shotgun sequence genome has a window encoding:
- the LOC116202622 gene encoding histone-lysine N-methyltransferase ATXR6 encodes MAPPPPMSAAAASRRRRTQAPRPLSEPPLFEEDSSDYCDVRCETCGSGDYAAQLLLCDKCDRGYHMFCLHPILVAVPKGAWFCLSCSRLKKLKSFPLVQTKIIDFFRIRASSEAKQCPIQETPKRRKRAGSLVVSKKRRKLLPYSPSEDPLRRMKQMASLATALTATGAKFSDRLTYVPSMAPRSANRASLEHGGMQVLPKEDVETLNLCKSMMKRGECPPLMVIFDPREGFTVEADKCIKDLTIITEYTGDVDYLRNREHDEGDSIMTLISASNPSQSLVICPDSKANIARFINGINNHTPEGRKKQNLKCVRYDVGGECRVLLVANRDISKGERLYYDYNGYEHEYPTEHFV; translated from the exons ATGGCTCCACCGCCGCCCATGTCCGCCGCCGCGGCCTCCCGGAGGAGGAGGACCCAGGCCCCGAGGCCGCTCTCGGAGCCCCCATTGTTCGAGGAGGACAGCTCCGATTACTGCGACGTCCGATGCGAGACCTGCGGATCTGGGGATTATGCCGCTCAGCTGCTCCTCTGCGACAAATGCGACCGGGGCTACCACATGTTCTGCCTCCACCCGATCCTCGTCGCCGTGCCCAAGGGAGCGTGGTTCTGCCTCTCCTGCTCCCGGCTCAAGAAGCTCAAGT CATTTCCTCTCGTTCAAACCAAAATCATCGATTTCTTCCGCATCCGGGCATCGTCAGAAGCAAAGCAATGTCCAATTCAAG AGACCCCCAAGCGGCGGAAGCGAGCTGGTAGCTTAGTGGTATCCAAAAAGAGGAGAAAGCTCTTGCCTTACAGTCCGAGCGAGGACCCTTTGAGGAGAATGAAGCAAATGGCTTCACTAGCCACGGCTCTCACAGCCACTGGGGCGAAGTTCAGCGACCGGCTCACTTATGTGCCGAGCATGGCTCCTCGGTCGGCTAATCGTGCTTCTCTCGAGCACGGAGGCATGCAG GTTTTGCCAAAAGAAGATGTTGAGACCTTGAACTTGTGTAAGAGCATGATGAAACGAGGGGAATGTCCTCCCCTCATGGTCATTTTTGATCCTCGTGAAGG GTTCACTGTTGAGGCAGATAAGTGCATCAAGGATCTGACAATCATCACTGAGTACACAGGCGATGTAGATTACTTACGGAATCGCGAACATGATGAAGGGGACAGCATCATGACTCTCATTTCAGCGTCTAATCCTTCCCAGAGCCTCGTGATCTGTCCCGACAGCAAGGCCAATATAGCTCGATTTATTAATGGGATAAATAATCATACACC GGAAGGGAGAAAGAAGCAGAACCTCAAATGTGTGAGGTACGACGTTGGGGGAGAATGCCGGGTACTTCTTGTTGCGAACCGAGACATATCAAAAGGCGAGAGGCTGTATTACGACTACAACGGGTACGAGCATGAGTACCCCACCGAGCACTTTGTCTGA